DNA from Chloroherpetonaceae bacterium:
AGAGGCAAACCATTGAATGTTTTTGGATTTACAGTAACGATCAATTTCTGCATATTGATCTTTGGTAAACTCAACTTTATAGCGGTAATCGATATAGGTCATTCTTCCCCAAGGGGTGTCACGCTCAATCATCCATTGATCTTTGGGCACGCATTTTTCAGGAGTTCGCTTCTGAAACTTGACTGCATCGCAACCTGCAATAGCGGCGCCATCAATCAACTTTTTCGCGATCTCTAAATCGCCGTTATGATTGATACCGATTTCAGCGATCACATAGACGGGTTGACCATCACCAACAAGTCTGTTTCCAATTTTTACTGTAGCCATAAAAAAGTGATTTGATAATTACTCTTGAAATCCATAGCACCAAGAGTTTAAAATTTAGGTTGCAAATCTACCAAAAAAACGACTCATGAGGAAAATAACTGCAAAACAAACTTCGTTTCAAATGAGGAACAAAAGCCGTTATTTTAAGAATTTACATTCCGTTAAAGCCAAAAAAGGGATAGTAAGTTCTCAATAAATGAATGGAATCAGCCTTTTGACTTTTTTTGAATACTCAATGTAAGAATCCCCAAACTGTTTAATCAACATCAATTCCTCTCTTTTGATGAAGGTAATTGACCAGAGATAAGCGATAAGAAGAAGAAGAACAAGGGAAAGCGGGCTTTTCATGATCAAACAAAAACCGGAAAAAAGGAGCAGATAGGCAGAGTAGATTGGATGTCGAACTACACCATATACGCCTGAAGTGATTAGCGGTTGATTTTTTTTTATCGTTAAACGATCGAAATATTCCCCTAAAGTTCCTACCGAAGAATAGGCGAGAACAAGTGAAAGGATCATAACAATTAGACCCAAATAAAAACTAAATTCTCGAGGAAAAAATATTGAGACCGTTGAAGGAAAAAAGGAGAATAAGGAAGTTGAAAGTGCAAGTTTATAGTCAAAAATAGCTGAGAAGTGAATTCCCCAAAATCCAAAAATTACAGCATTATCTAACCAAGCCTCTAATCGAGTGGGGGGCAAAATATCATCTTTCTTTTTTGAAAACCGACCTTGTACGGCTGGCCAAAGCGAATTAAAGATAAAAAGAGCGTAAATTGCAACGGAAATTCGAATTTCAATTTGCTGTTCGATTCCTACAAACCAAGCCGGTAAAAAAATAAGGAGTAAAAGAAGAAAGAAGATTCTAATAAAGGCATTAAAGAAACGTATGGTTGTTTTCATTTTTTTAATTCAAATATTTGAGGCTAAGATAGAAAACCAAATATCGGAATACAATTGAAGGGAATTAAGAAGTGAAGAAATTCCAAGAAATTCCTCAAAAAAGTTGAGAAATAGAGATCAATATGATTTTACAGTACAATGGCTAAAAAGGATATTCGAGACCGGTCAAGAACGCGCGCGGAGCAATTTTTATCGAACCGTGAACTCGGTGAAGACGGAACGGTGATAGGCTTGAAATCCGCCTATTTTATTATTCGAGCCAATGATTCATCTTTACATGATTGTAAACCAAATCGGAGTACTTATTCCAAAAATCCAGAAGACGAAACGCTTTTGTGTGTTGGTGATGAAGTGACTTTTAAACGAACAAATGCCTCGGGAGGAAATGAGTTTGGTGTAGGCGTTATCACAACAGTAAAAGAAAGGAAAAATAAAATTTCAAGAGCACGCGATCGAAGAATGACAAGGAGCGGGGAATCGTCTCTTGTTATTGCGTCAAACTTGGATAACATCGTAATTATCGCATCCGCTTTTGAACCAATGTTTCGCCCGGGTTTGGTTGATCGATATCTGGTTTATGCCGGCTTTGAAAGGTTAAATCCGTTGATTGTTGTTAATAAAATGGATCTTTGTTTAGATAAGCGGGATCACAAAGATGTCATTGCAATAACAGAGGTTTACAAAAAACTTGGGTATCAACTGCTTTATTTAAGTGTTGAGACCGGAAAGGGAATGGATTCTCTTTTTAAGTTTTTGGATGGAAAAACTTCCGTATTGTGTGGTCACTCGGGCGTTGGGAAAACGTCGATTATGAATTTCCTTACCAAATCCAATTTTGACACGAAAGATGTCAGTGAAAGAACTTTGAAAGGGTCACATACAACCAGTAACGCAATGATGAAAGAATTGGTTGAGATTCGTGGATACCGATTTATGAACAAAAGTTTTATCGTCGATACACCCGGAATCCGTGAATTTGGATTGGAGATGATTTCAAAGTTAGAAATTCGTCATTTTTTTCCAGAATTCGAAGTTTATGCCACAAATTGTCAATTCAGTTCTTGCCTTCACGAAAGCGAACCCAATTGCGGTGTAAAAAAAGCGGTTGAGGATAAGAAAATCTTAAAAGCTCGATACGAAAGTTATCTCAACATAATGGCAACTGCTACAAATTAAATGAGCGCTGAAAAGCGCTCTTTTAATTTATCGAAATTCAATCCCTGTCAAATCGAAAACCCATTAAAGAACTGATTTTAATCGTGCGACTGCTTTTTCTGCTTCACGACCTTGATTGGTTTTTGAATAGTCTTTTACGAGTAATTGATAAATTTTTAGGGCTTCAGATTTATCTCCTGCAAGTTCATAATTTCTAGCTGCATCTGTGAAATAAATCGGCGCAAGTGCGTCGTTTGGGGTTTCTTTGGCTGCGGTATAGAATAATTTTGCAGCTTTCGCGTAATTTTTTTCTTGTTCGTAACAGGTGGCTTCGCCCGCACTTGCCGCAGAAGTAAGAAGCCCAGAACCAGACACTTTACCAAATGCAGTTAAGGCAGATTTATAATCACCCGTTTGCAAATATGCATTACCCAAGAAATAATAAGCTTGATTTCCAGCCGGTGTGCCTGTGTACTTTTCTGCAATTTCGCTTAGGCCTTTAGCCGTTGAATCTCCGCTTATCGCTGTTTTAAAGTCGCTATTTTTGTAGAACGGCATAACCTTTTCTAGTTCATAGGCGGCATCATCTTTAATTGAATCAATTCGGTAATTCCAGTAAACAAAACCGGCAATCGAAAGTAATACGATGACACCGATACCAATGAGAAGGTTTTGATTCTTTTCGGCAAAATGAACAAACTCTGCCCATTTCATTTCAACATTGATGCTCGAATCAACGCCATTTTTGGAAGGCTCTTTCGCTTTTTTTGATGTTGAGGTTTGTGATACTTCTTGTGAATTGGCCATTACTTTAATTGAATGATAAAAGTCTTAAATTTTTTGAGCCGCGAATTTAAACAATTCGAAGGGAGTGACAAAACATTTCAATTTTTGAGAATACTAAAGTTCAACTTTTATATTAAAAAGTGAAACCGTATTGCCAAGAACAGCCTTTGCAACGCTTTGAATGGGAAGAGACTTTACTTCGGCGATTTTTTTGGCAACTTCTATGACGAATGCAGGTTCATTTCGCTTCCCTCGGTGAGGAACAGGTGCCAAAAATGGGCAATCCGTTTCTGTTAGAATTTCTGACAAAGGTAACGCCTTGACGACTTCAGGTAAATTGGATTTCTTAAAAGTGATGATTCCGGGGATGGAAATCTTAAAGCCCAATTCGATCGATCGAGCCGCCTCTTCAATTGTACCGGAAAAGCAATGCATCATGCCTCTTAAGTTTGATGACTTCTCCTCTTCAAGAATTCGGAATGTATCGCTCCAAGCGTCACGCGTGTGAATTATCACGGGTAAATCAAGCTTTTTGGCAATTCTTAACATTGTCCGAAAGCAGTGTTCTTCTTTCTGTTTATTTGTTTCCGGGTAGTGATAGTCTAAACCAATTTCACCAATTGCCACCACTTTTGGGTGTTTTGCTAAAGTCTCAAGTTCAGAAAATGAATCTTCATCAAATTCATTGACATCGCAGGGGTGAAGTCCAACATTGGCATAAACAAAATCAAGCGACTCTGCGCATGCGATCGCATCTCGGGAAGTTTCAACATTGGTACCCGGATTAATGATTAACCCTACGCGATTCTCTCTAAGCCTTTGAATGATGGATTCACGATCGGGGTTGTAATCTGGGAAAGATAAATGAGCATGTGCATCGACAAAAGTACACCCTTCGAATTCTTTATTCCCATCGGCTCCAAGGGAAGTATGAGCGAAATGAGATTCAGTTTTATTCATGAGGACTTTGGGGGTTTGATTCCGGGCTTTGTGTTGTTTCTTTGTTGGATAGTTGCTCTAACTCTCCCATCGTTGAATGGACAAGTGACTGTTCTTCAAAAATTTGTTTATAAAAAATGAGACTTGATACAACCCCAATACTTATGGCTGCATCAGCAATGTTAAAGACAGGCCAAAGTGATAGATAATATCCACCGATCGTTCCGTTATAAAGATCTAAGTGAGCAAAGTCGATAACTCTCCCGTACAAAACGCGGTCGATAAGATTTCCGATGGCTCCTCCGATAACGAAAGAGAATGAGAATTTATATGGCCAAGTATTTTTAAATGAATGGAAAATATACCAAGTAATCGCAGCGACGGCAATGATGGAAAATATCGAAATCGTAATTCTACCCCCGGGAAGTTCAACCCCAAAAGCAATGCCGGGATTTTCGACATAAGTGAATTTAAACCAATCGCCAAGTAAAGGAATTTGAAAAATCCCCTTTTCAAACATATAAACTTTTGCCAAGTACTTTGTGACTTGATCAAGCCCGATTAAAAAAAGGGCAATAAGAATCATTTGCTGCATTTGATGACAATGAAAAGTTTACTTTCGGCTTCTGCGTCGTTTGCTAGGGCTTTCCGCCTCGCGGAGTTTTGCCTCTTTTTGCGGTGATGGTGCTTTCGCTTTACGACCTCGTCGATTTGAAGATGGTTCAACAGGATTGGTATCGTCAGTAGGGAATATTTCACCGGTTGAGGAGTAGATTTCAACCAGATTCCCATCGGGGTCGGATACGAAGAAAGCGCGGCCGTCACGGCGTTTTGCCGGCTGCGTGATAAAGTGCACGCGATGCTCCTTTAAAATAGCGGCTGCGTCATCGACATCGGCATCCGTTGGCAAGCGAAGTCCAAAATGATCGTATCGGATGTCGCCATTTCCCATTGGGCTTGGCGTTTCCGCCTTTACAAGAACTAACGAATCACCATTTGATTCAAGATAAGTCATGTTAATCCCCAGCCGATGGTGAAGCTTGAATCCAAGAATTTTCATATAAAATTCTTCGGAACGGCGTAAATCATTTACACGCAAAGTAATATGGCTGATGCCCGTCAGTTTTAACATAGTATTTGGGACTCTTGGGTCTTTAAAAAGCAAAACCCCCTTTAAAAGGAGGTTTTGAGTTGATTACTTTTTCTTTGTTACTGCGGGATAATCAAAAGAGTATTGTTCGGAAAGATACTCCTCAACAGAAACATTCGTTGGCTTAGGAAGGCGTTCGAATTTTACGCTGATATTAACTTGTTCCGGAAATACTTTTTCAGCTTCCGCTTCGTTGGTTGGATTTCTTGAGCGAACCTTAAAAGGTGAAAGCTTTTCTTCCAACTCCTGACGCTGTTTTTCATTGACTTCTTTTGCACGCCTTGAAAGCGCCGCAGTTACTTCATAAAGATTTGAAGATTGCCATTTTAGTTTATCAAAATCAACGGTTTTGATCGCCATAGATTAAAGCGTAATTAATAGAGTTTGAAAAAGAACTGCAAGTTACGATACTTAAAGACAGAAATAAAATTTATAAAAATTTCATTTCAAATTAAGTCGTTTAACCAACAATTAGTTTCTAATGAACGCTTGTATGGTACTTTTAATTTCATCAACGGCTCTATTCAATTCATCATTCACAACCCGCGTATCAAATTGTATGGATTGTGAGAGTTCGTAATCTACCCTTTCAAGCCTTTTGAGAATTGATGCTTCACTATCAGTTCCTCTTTTTCGCAAACGATCTTCAAGTATTTCTCGGCTGGGTGGCAGAATGAAAACAAGAAGTGCGCGCTCTCGATAAATTTTTTTCACATTTAGAGCACCATCGACATCCAAGTCAAGGAGCAAAACTTTTGATTCACTGTATGCCCGATCAACTTCTGACTTGAGGGTGCCATAATAGTTTTCAAAATGCTTTGAGTATTCGATAAAGCCATCTTCATTGATGGTTTGCTCGAACACATGTTTGCTTAAAAAATAATATTCTTTACCGTGGGTTTCACCGGCTCGCTGAGGGCGAGTTGTCGCAGAAACGGAAAAGGTCAGTACAGGCAAATCATTCAAAATCATCTTGGAAATGGTCGATTTACCGGTGCCAGAAGGCGCAGCAAAAACAACGACTTTCGGCCCTTGGGTAAGTCCTGTTTCGGAAAGGTGGGAATCGTATGGGTCTTTCAATGTCTCGTTCATTCGCTTAAAGTATTATTCGATATTTTGAACTTGCTCACGAATTTTTTCCAACTCTTCTTTCAAAAAAACTACCAACTGGGCAATTTCAGAATTTTGAGATTTTGAAGCAATGGTATTTGCTTCTCTGTTTTGCTCTTGAAGAAGAAAGTTGAGTTTTCTGCCTGAAGGTTCTGCATTTCGGAGGGCTTCGATAAAGAACTTATTATGACTTCTGAATCGAACGCATTCCTCGGTAATATCCATTTTATCGGCAATGAGGACGACTTCAAGTTCAAGTCTATCACGGCTGATTTTAGTTTCGTCTGTTAAAATTTCGCGTACTTTTTGGCGAATTTTTTCGCGAGTTTCTTCAATGGTCTGTTTCGAAAGAGATTCGATTTTAAGAAGCGTTTGATTAATAGATTCAATTCTTGTTTCAAAGTCTTTTCCCAATTCAATGCCTTCTTTTCGACGCATTTCTCGAAGATTTTTTATCGCTTCTTCGAGAACCGTCTCCCCTAAATGCCACAATGATTCTTCCTCTTCCTCACCAATATCACTTTCAAAAATGTCAGTAAATTTAAGTAGATGATCGAGTCTGATTTCTTCTTCAATGCCTGAAGCTTGTTTTAAATCTCGAAGCAAATGTATATAACCGCGAACAGTATCGCTTTTTAACCTTAAAGGAATGTTCTCTCCATCTGTTTTGGTAATTTGTAGCGATGCAGAAATTTTCCCGCGCAGCAATTGCTTCCTAATGATTTCTTTTGCCTCGATTTCACGAGAAGAAAGAACACGCGGAAGTTTGAGGTTAATTTCAGAAAATCGGCTATTCACTGATCGAATTTCCGCGGAAAAAGTGGTATTGCCATTCGTTTTTTCGGCAAACCCATAGCCAGTCATGCTTTCAATCATATATAAACTTTGCGGCGTCATGCCTGTTATTACTTCTAAAACTTATTGGCAAAAGTACACAAATCGAGTTGCTTTTAAGAGGACGAAAAAAGGAGCGAAGGTAGGTCAAGAAAGCCAATGGGGGATTGGCTGAAATGAATTCTTATTTGCAAGTTTGATTCGTGATTTCACCGTTAATGATGACGGTGCAAACATGTGAGGTGTATTCAAAGGGATCACCGTCAAAAAGAACGAGATCGGCATCTTTACCTTTTTCGATGCTTCCCAATCGTGATTGAAGCCCAAGGATTTCAGCCGCTGAAAGCGTGATACTTCGAAGCGCGTCCTCGAAACCAAGACCGTTTGAAAGTGTTAAGCCTGCTTCGTAAAGCACAACACGCGTTTTGGGCACATAGGTTTCGTAACCACTTTGAATGGCAAATTTGATTCCAGCTGCTTTTAGTTTAGAGGCGGTTTCCATCGAAGCGCTTTTGGCTTCGCCGCCGGTTCTCACCATTGTTGCATGAAGAATAACATGCGAGCCTGAAGCTTTTATTTCATTAAGCACAAGCGGCGCTTCGGCGCAGCCATCCAAAATCAGTTTGAACCCAAATTCATTGGCAAGTCGAATGGCGGTAAGAATGTCATTGGCTTTATGAACTGTGATGAGTGCTCGAAATTTACCATTTAATAAATCGTTGAAAACTTCGAGCTTTAAATCTCGAGCAGGGCGTTTCGAAGCATCTTTCTCAAGCATTTTTTTTCCATACTCTCTTGCTTTTATGAGCTCTGTTCGGAGCATTGCAATCCCTTTCGCACGAGTTCCGGGCTTTTTGAAATTCTGCCCTACGAGCGAACCCAAGGTCATCGCAACAGCAAAGCCAGAGTCAATTACAGCGTTTTCTGTTGAACCATTCAGTGTTTTAACAATAATCGTTTGTCCACTTGCTAAAGCGCCGGGTGCATGACCGGTGTGAAGCGTTGTAATTCCAAAACTTCTTACCCAATCAACCAAAGCTTCTCGACCATTGTATGCATCGACAGCTCGAAGTTCCGGTTGAATAGCATCAGAAAGTTCAAGTTGATCTTGATCGTGCGGAGTGTTGTATATCCCCGCAAGGCCGACAACCGAGTGAGCATCGATTAAACCGGGCGTGACAACTTTAGCTGTTAAAACCTTGTAACTCGCGGGAATTTTAATTGAATTGGCACTTCCCACCGCTTCAATTTTTCCTTTGTTTACCAACACAACACCACCAATAAGTTTTGGACCTGATACAGTAAAAACTGTATCTGCTTTAATGGCGATTTGGGCAAAAAGCAAGTTTTGAGATGAACCAAGAATAAATAGAGGCGTTAAGAATAGAAGCCGTAAACCTTTTGAAAATGATTTCATGTCAATTCTAAAAATGAGTTATTGAATAGTTTTTACTTTGAATTGCTGGTTTGAGAACCTGTTTCTCCATAACCGCCGAGATAGTGGTCAAAAATTTCACCTCGGTAAACCCCATACCCACCGGCAGCATATTTTCTAAATTCGGGCAACGCATAATCAAACACATTGGCGCCTTCAACCCAAGTCTGTTCGATTCGGCTGTAAACACTGAGCGGGTCGCCGGAAAGAATGATGAAATCGGCATCTTTTCCCGCATCAAGAGATCCGACACGATTTTCAAGCCCAAGCATTTTAGCACCTGCAAGTGTTAGCCCCTCAAGCGCTTTCTTTTTCGACATTCCAGCACGAACCGCAAGCGCGGCGGAGCGAAGAAAGACGCGGGAATCGGTAACTCCATCGTCGGTATGGAAAGCAACATCAACGCCGGCGGCTTCGAGCACGGCACCATTTTCATATTTGATTTCTGCGGCTTCAAGTTTTCCGCCCGGTGTATCAAGAATAATGATGGAGCAAGGGATTTTGGCTTCAGCAATTTCTTTTGCAACCTTCCACGCTTCGCTCACATGATGAAGTACCGGACGATAGCCAAATTCTTTTGCGATACGAATCACGGTGAGAATATCGTCGCCGCGGTGCGTGTGATGATGAACCGTACGTTTGCCTTCAAGCACTTCCACAAGCGGCTCCATCATGATGTCGCGAGGTGGTAATTTTGAACTATCACCTTTCGCGGCTTTGATTTTAGATTGATAATCAACGGCTTTTGAATAGAGCTGTCGGATAATGGCAGCCGACTTAGCACGCGTGCCCGGAAAAGGCGATGGGCGAAGCGGATTTGTCCCATTGGCCATTTTAAGCCCACCAATAATTTCTTTCTGCGGATTCGAGACAAAGAGCATATCGTCAACTTTTCGCGGTTTCTGTCTCAATTTAAGATACACGGTTTGACCGCTCATCAAATGACCTGAACCGGGCATCACATTAACGGTTGTGATTCCCCCTGCGCGGGCTTTGTTGAATGTATCATTGTTTGGATCGATGGTGTCATAAATTCGGACATCGGGATGAATCGGTGCAGAGCCATCACCGCCATCGCCGCCGCCGATATGTGAGTGGGTATCGACAAGCCCCGGCATAATCACTTTTCCTTTGACATCGTGAATGACGGCATTGGCAGGAATCGCAACACTGCCCGTTTTCCCAACGGCAAGAATCTTTTTCCCCCGTATGACCAAATCACCATTCTCAATTGGCTCTCCTGAAATCGGAAAAATTGTTGCCCCGCGAAATACATGAATTTGTTCCGCTTCTTGGGCTGTAACTAAGTTTTGTTTTACGAGGGAAAGAATGAGAAGAATCAAAGCAAATTTGATTTTCATAAATGCTGGATTAAGTTGATAGAATTCTTAATGTGAAAACTGAAATAATTGAGTGAATGTTAATAGCAAATTTCAATTTGACCGATTTTTACTTTTAAGATATATATTCGCTTTTGTTTTTTTTACTGCATTAACTCCCAATGAAAAAATCTTTTTATCAAATGAGAATCGTTTGCAAAAACTCAACCTTATCTTTTTTATGGTTGATTGTGATTGTCTCGATGATTTCACCACTTCAATTTTGGGGTTGTAGCTCCATCAAATCTCTCGACCAAAAAACGGTTTACCTTACCTTGTTTTCTGAATTCGATTCTGAAAGATTGCAAGGCTTTCGGGATGGTCTGAATCTTATAGATTCTTTGAGAGATACGACGACAATCATTATTGAATATTCTGCATCATTCGACGAAAGCAAAGAAGGTATTGAAGAGAAATACCGAAAACAGTTTCAAAAAGTGGTGACAATTGACTTAAGAAAACCGTTGGATTTTGGAGAAGAACATTGTTTTGAACCGAAATCGATAATCAACCTAAAGCCTCGATCATTTCCTTGCGATTCAATAAAACTTGAAAAGTTGCTTTATGCTGTTAAGGCACTCTTTCCTTCCAAGATTCGGCTTGGAGTTGTATGGGTGAGGGATTCGGTAGAGTCAAACTCACGCAAAAAGAAATTTCAAGAGATAGTTTTTCGAAATGGGTTGGAATTAATCTTGGTGGAATCAGGAGGAGAAAAAGAATTTAAAGGTGCATTCAAACAGCTGCTTCGAGAAAAACCACAAATTTACTTCGCGGGGGAATCGCTTGAGCTTCAAGCGAATTTTGAAACTTATGCTGAGTTGCTGACAAGAGAAAGAATTCCAATTATAACCAAAAACATCAGTTTCCTCTCGCGCGGCGCCTTTGCAGGTTTTGGGTTATTGCCATATCAAGAAGGAAGATTTTCAGCAGAATTGCTCAAGAGCGCATCGTTACAAGGCGGGAAAGCATTATCTTCGCCCCCGCACAATCAATTTTATTTTCAGCCAAGTCTTTTAGCGGAGTTTCGAGTTAAAATTCCCGCTGCTTTTATTGCTTATGAACCACTTCAGAGAAAAAAATGAAAACAGCTTTACTTCATTCGGATCAAATCCAAGAAGCCTTGAATTCACTGCCTGAATGGGCAATTGAAGGCAACAAAATCGTTCGCTTAGTAAAATATCCCTATCTAAAAAATGAACCGAGCCCTTTTATGAAAGGGCTCTATCTCTGTGAGCGAATCGCCGGACTCGCCGAATCGGCCGATCATCATCCCGATATTTTATTGAC
Protein-coding regions in this window:
- a CDS encoding isoprenylcysteine carboxylmethyltransferase family protein encodes the protein MKTTIRFFNAFIRIFFLLLLLIFLPAWFVGIEQQIEIRISVAIYALFIFNSLWPAVQGRFSKKKDDILPPTRLEAWLDNAVIFGFWGIHFSAIFDYKLALSTSLFSFFPSTVSIFFPREFSFYLGLIVMILSLVLAYSSVGTLGEYFDRLTIKKNQPLITSGVYGVVRHPIYSAYLLLFSGFCLIMKSPLSLVLLLLIAYLWSITFIKREELMLIKQFGDSYIEYSKKVKRLIPFIY
- the rsgA gene encoding ribosome small subunit-dependent GTPase A; protein product: MAKKDIRDRSRTRAEQFLSNRELGEDGTVIGLKSAYFIIRANDSSLHDCKPNRSTYSKNPEDETLLCVGDEVTFKRTNASGGNEFGVGVITTVKERKNKISRARDRRMTRSGESSLVIASNLDNIVIIASAFEPMFRPGLVDRYLVYAGFERLNPLIVVNKMDLCLDKRDHKDVIAITEVYKKLGYQLLYLSVETGKGMDSLFKFLDGKTSVLCGHSGVGKTSIMNFLTKSNFDTKDVSERTLKGSHTTSNAMMKELVEIRGYRFMNKSFIVDTPGIREFGLEMISKLEIRHFFPEFEVYATNCQFSSCLHESEPNCGVKKAVEDKKILKARYESYLNIMATATN
- a CDS encoding tetratricopeptide repeat protein, whose protein sequence is MANSQEVSQTSTSKKAKEPSKNGVDSSINVEMKWAEFVHFAEKNQNLLIGIGVIVLLSIAGFVYWNYRIDSIKDDAAYELEKVMPFYKNSDFKTAISGDSTAKGLSEIAEKYTGTPAGNQAYYFLGNAYLQTGDYKSALTAFGKVSGSGLLTSAASAGEATCYEQEKNYAKAAKLFYTAAKETPNDALAPIYFTDAARNYELAGDKSEALKIYQLLVKDYSKTNQGREAEKAVARLKSVL
- a CDS encoding TatD family hydrolase is translated as MNKTESHFAHTSLGADGNKEFEGCTFVDAHAHLSFPDYNPDRESIIQRLRENRVGLIINPGTNVETSRDAIACAESLDFVYANVGLHPCDVNEFDEDSFSELETLAKHPKVVAIGEIGLDYHYPETNKQKEEHCFRTMLRIAKKLDLPVIIHTRDAWSDTFRILEEEKSSNLRGMMHCFSGTIEEAARSIELGFKISIPGIITFKKSNLPEVVKALPLSEILTETDCPFLAPVPHRGKRNEPAFVIEVAKKIAEVKSLPIQSVAKAVLGNTVSLFNIKVEL
- the lspA gene encoding signal peptidase II; amino-acid sequence: MQQMILIALFLIGLDQVTKYLAKVYMFEKGIFQIPLLGDWFKFTYVENPGIAFGVELPGGRITISIFSIIAVAAITWYIFHSFKNTWPYKFSFSFVIGGAIGNLIDRVLYGRVIDFAHLDLYNGTIGGYYLSLWPVFNIADAAISIGVVSSLIFYKQIFEEQSLVHSTMGELEQLSNKETTQSPESNPQSPHE
- a CDS encoding VOC family protein, whose amino-acid sequence is MLKLTGISHITLRVNDLRRSEEFYMKILGFKLHHRLGINMTYLESNGDSLVLVKAETPSPMGNGDIRYDHFGLRLPTDADVDDAAAILKEHRVHFITQPAKRRDGRAFFVSDPDGNLVEIYSSTGEIFPTDDTNPVEPSSNRRGRKAKAPSPQKEAKLREAESPSKRRRSRK
- the gmk gene encoding guanylate kinase gives rise to the protein MNETLKDPYDSHLSETGLTQGPKVVVFAAPSGTGKSTISKMILNDLPVLTFSVSATTRPQRAGETHGKEYYFLSKHVFEQTINEDGFIEYSKHFENYYGTLKSEVDRAYSESKVLLLDLDVDGALNVKKIYRERALLVFILPPSREILEDRLRKRGTDSEASILKRLERVDYELSQSIQFDTRVVNDELNRAVDEIKSTIQAFIRN
- a CDS encoding YicC/YloC family endoribonuclease, whose amino-acid sequence is MTPQSLYMIESMTGYGFAEKTNGNTTFSAEIRSVNSRFSEINLKLPRVLSSREIEAKEIIRKQLLRGKISASLQITKTDGENIPLRLKSDTVRGYIHLLRDLKQASGIEEEIRLDHLLKFTDIFESDIGEEEEESLWHLGETVLEEAIKNLREMRRKEGIELGKDFETRIESINQTLLKIESLSKQTIEETREKIRQKVREILTDETKISRDRLELEVVLIADKMDITEECVRFRSHNKFFIEALRNAEPSGRKLNFLLQEQNREANTIASKSQNSEIAQLVVFLKEELEKIREQVQNIE
- a CDS encoding amidohydrolase family protein, whose product is MKSFSKGLRLLFLTPLFILGSSQNLLFAQIAIKADTVFTVSGPKLIGGVVLVNKGKIEAVGSANSIKIPASYKVLTAKVVTPGLIDAHSVVGLAGIYNTPHDQDQLELSDAIQPELRAVDAYNGREALVDWVRSFGITTLHTGHAPGALASGQTIIVKTLNGSTENAVIDSGFAVAMTLGSLVGQNFKKPGTRAKGIAMLRTELIKAREYGKKMLEKDASKRPARDLKLEVFNDLLNGKFRALITVHKANDILTAIRLANEFGFKLILDGCAEAPLVLNEIKASGSHVILHATMVRTGGEAKSASMETASKLKAAGIKFAIQSGYETYVPKTRVVLYEAGLTLSNGLGFEDALRSITLSAAEILGLQSRLGSIEKGKDADLVLFDGDPFEYTSHVCTVIINGEITNQTCK
- a CDS encoding amidohydrolase family protein gives rise to the protein MKIKFALILLILSLVKQNLVTAQEAEQIHVFRGATIFPISGEPIENGDLVIRGKKILAVGKTGSVAIPANAVIHDVKGKVIMPGLVDTHSHIGGGDGGDGSAPIHPDVRIYDTIDPNNDTFNKARAGGITTVNVMPGSGHLMSGQTVYLKLRQKPRKVDDMLFVSNPQKEIIGGLKMANGTNPLRPSPFPGTRAKSAAIIRQLYSKAVDYQSKIKAAKGDSSKLPPRDIMMEPLVEVLEGKRTVHHHTHRGDDILTVIRIAKEFGYRPVLHHVSEAWKVAKEIAEAKIPCSIIILDTPGGKLEAAEIKYENGAVLEAAGVDVAFHTDDGVTDSRVFLRSAALAVRAGMSKKKALEGLTLAGAKMLGLENRVGSLDAGKDADFIILSGDPLSVYSRIEQTWVEGANVFDYALPEFRKYAAGGYGVYRGEIFDHYLGGYGETGSQTSNSK
- a CDS encoding 4a-hydroxytetrahydrobiopterin dehydratase; amino-acid sequence: MKTALLHSDQIQEALNSLPEWAIEGNKIVRLVKYPYLKNEPSPFMKGLYLCERIAGLAESADHHPDILLTYPLVKIELTTHDSGGITIRDIELAKKINSII